A section of the Pseudovibrio sp. M1P-2-3 genome encodes:
- the alr gene encoding alanine racemase: MTEQLRASGTHCTGQLTIDLDAICSNWKSLNSQVGSETTCAAVVKADAYGTGLSKVSKALYETGVRTFFTALPEEGDLVREAAPEAVIYVLGGLFHGRAPLYARSDLRPVLNSLEECLEWAQFCESLGKSLPVALHLDTGMNRLGFHGDDLKALLSDKVLFKALNISLVLSHLACADEPDHPLNAQQLATFKCLSSAFPDTPKSLANSSGVFLGEDYHFDLVRPGVALYGGNPTPYAKNPMKHSAYVTAEVLQVRTVPKGATVGYGARQMATRDTRIAVINIGYADGMHRLTGSSDERSGSYAYINQRRIPYFGRVSMDLIALDVTDVPSGLIERGSTIEVLGQNVSVDEVAFHANTVAYELLTSLGKRYKRFYLSSTQYAT, translated from the coding sequence TTGACAGAGCAACTGCGCGCGTCCGGTACTCATTGTACTGGTCAGCTGACTATAGATTTGGATGCCATTTGCTCGAACTGGAAGTCTTTGAACTCTCAGGTAGGGTCTGAGACCACATGCGCTGCGGTGGTGAAGGCTGACGCCTATGGCACTGGATTGAGCAAAGTCTCCAAGGCACTTTATGAGACGGGCGTTCGTACGTTTTTTACGGCCCTTCCAGAGGAAGGGGATCTGGTGCGAGAGGCGGCGCCCGAGGCTGTTATTTACGTCCTTGGTGGTTTGTTTCATGGCCGCGCCCCGCTTTATGCACGCTCAGACCTAAGACCGGTCCTAAATTCCTTAGAGGAATGCTTGGAGTGGGCTCAGTTTTGTGAAAGCTTGGGTAAATCTCTGCCTGTTGCGCTCCACCTTGATACGGGCATGAACAGACTTGGTTTTCACGGGGATGATCTGAAAGCCCTTCTTAGTGACAAAGTCCTGTTCAAGGCCCTGAACATTTCCCTAGTATTAAGTCACCTTGCCTGCGCGGATGAGCCAGATCACCCTCTCAATGCGCAGCAACTGGCCACATTCAAGTGCTTGAGCTCAGCCTTCCCTGACACACCCAAGTCCCTCGCCAACTCTTCCGGAGTATTTTTGGGGGAGGACTATCATTTTGATTTGGTGCGGCCGGGCGTTGCCCTTTATGGAGGCAACCCCACTCCATATGCTAAAAATCCCATGAAACATTCAGCCTATGTGACCGCAGAAGTCCTGCAGGTTCGCACAGTTCCCAAAGGAGCGACAGTTGGATACGGAGCCCGCCAGATGGCAACGCGCGACACGCGCATTGCTGTCATCAATATTGGATACGCAGATGGCATGCACCGCTTAACCGGATCCAGCGATGAACGCTCTGGCTCTTATGCCTATATTAACCAGAGACGAATCCCATACTTTGGCAGGGTTTCCATGGATCTGATTGCACTGGATGTGACCGATGTTCCTTCTGGCCTTATTGAGCGCGGAAGTACAATTGAAGTTCTCGGACAGAACGTATCGGTGGATGAAGTTGCCTTTCACGCCAATACTGTGGCTTATGAGCTGCTCACCAGCCTGGGGAAACGCTATAAGCGTTTTTATCTCAGCTCCACTCAATATGCGACTTAA
- a CDS encoding replicative DNA helicase — protein sequence MQGTVQKLEKAAESARVVPHNAEAERQLLGAILVNNETYYRVSEFLEAGHFFLAPHKEIFEKCGALIKAGKVASPITLKTFFPSDVKIADLSAVQYLLRLAADAASIINAEDYGQTIYDLALRRNLIHIGEDIVNIAFDAPIDLPPNKQIDQAERKLFELAETGRSDGGFQDFGTALTETIEMAAAAFQREGSLSGISTGLRDLDKLMGGLQQSDLIVLAGRPAMGKTSLVTNIAYNVAQAFQAEEQPDGSLKTVNGGVVGFFSLEMSAEQLATRIISEQTEISSSKIRRGDINEADFEKLVAATQHMQHVPLHVDQTGGISIASLVSKARRLKRQKGLDMIIVDYIQLLTGSSKNQGNRVQEITEITTGLKALAKELNTPIIALSQLSRQVENRDDKRPQMSDLRESGSIEQDADVILFVYREEYYMGKKEPPEGSPEYEGWKTEMDRVQGKAEVIIGKQRHGPTGIVELQFQGEFTRFSDLVDEDHLPEQVI from the coding sequence ATGCAGGGCACAGTCCAAAAACTTGAGAAAGCAGCCGAGTCGGCACGTGTGGTTCCACACAACGCAGAAGCAGAAAGACAGCTTCTGGGCGCTATTCTCGTAAACAACGAAACATACTATCGTGTTTCAGAATTTCTGGAGGCAGGTCACTTTTTCCTAGCTCCCCACAAAGAGATCTTTGAAAAGTGCGGCGCTTTGATCAAGGCGGGAAAAGTTGCGTCTCCAATTACGTTGAAGACGTTCTTTCCTTCTGATGTAAAAATTGCAGATCTTTCAGCAGTTCAATATCTTCTGCGTTTGGCAGCGGATGCGGCATCAATCATCAATGCCGAAGATTACGGGCAGACAATCTACGATCTGGCCCTGCGCAGGAACCTGATTCATATCGGGGAAGACATTGTAAATATTGCATTTGATGCCCCCATTGACTTGCCGCCGAACAAGCAGATTGACCAAGCCGAGCGCAAGCTGTTCGAGCTTGCGGAAACCGGACGTAGTGATGGCGGGTTTCAGGACTTTGGCACTGCCTTGACAGAAACCATCGAGATGGCAGCCGCCGCTTTTCAGCGTGAAGGCTCTCTTTCTGGTATCTCCACAGGTCTGCGTGATCTGGATAAGCTCATGGGCGGGCTCCAGCAATCAGACCTTATTGTTCTGGCTGGCCGGCCTGCCATGGGTAAAACGTCGCTCGTGACCAATATCGCCTATAATGTTGCGCAGGCTTTTCAAGCGGAAGAACAGCCAGATGGGTCTTTAAAAACCGTCAATGGCGGCGTCGTCGGGTTTTTCTCTTTGGAAATGTCGGCCGAACAGCTTGCAACACGTATTATCTCCGAGCAAACGGAAATCTCCTCCTCCAAAATCCGCCGTGGTGACATCAACGAAGCGGACTTTGAGAAACTGGTGGCGGCTACTCAGCACATGCAACATGTGCCGCTGCATGTGGACCAGACCGGTGGTATTTCGATTGCTTCGCTTGTCTCCAAAGCCCGGCGTCTGAAGCGTCAAAAGGGGCTGGATATGATTATTGTCGACTATATCCAGCTGTTGACGGGGTCCTCCAAGAATCAGGGCAACAGGGTTCAGGAAATTACCGAAATTACAACCGGCCTCAAAGCGCTGGCGAAAGAGTTGAATACGCCTATCATCGCCCTGTCCCAGCTGTCTCGTCAGGTTGAAAACCGCGATGACAAACGGCCACAGATGTCTGACCTTCGTGAATCAGGCTCCATCGAGCAGGATGCGGATGTGATTTTGTTTGTGTATCGCGAAGAATACTACATGGGCAAAAAGGAACCACCTGAGGGAAGCCCGGAGTACGAGGGCTGGAAAACCGAAATGGATCGTGTTCAAGGCAAAGCTGAAGTTATCATCGGCAAACAGCGTCACGGCCCCACCGGTATTGTCGAGCTTCAGTTCCAAGGTGAATTTACGCGCTTCTCTGATCTGGTGGACGAAGACCATCTACCTGAGCAGGTGATATAA
- the rplI gene encoding 50S ribosomal protein L9, whose amino-acid sequence MDVILLERVAKLGQMGETVRVRDGYARNFLLPQGKALRANKANLERFENERAQLEARNLERKSEAESVGEKLNGQSFIVIRSAGETGQLYGSVATRDIAVILEENGFTVGRSQVSLRQPIKTIGLHEVTISLHPEVEVTVSVNVARSEDEAVRQEAGEDLTGREQDDFEFEEDLEDEAEELEGEEEEATEE is encoded by the coding sequence ATGGACGTAATTCTTCTTGAGCGCGTAGCAAAGCTCGGCCAGATGGGTGAAACAGTTCGCGTACGCGACGGTTATGCTCGTAACTTCCTTTTGCCACAAGGCAAGGCTCTTCGCGCAAACAAAGCCAATCTCGAGCGCTTTGAAAACGAGCGCGCGCAACTTGAAGCACGCAACCTTGAGCGCAAGTCTGAAGCTGAAAGCGTGGGTGAAAAGCTCAACGGCCAGTCCTTCATCGTCATCCGCTCCGCTGGTGAAACAGGTCAGCTCTACGGTTCTGTTGCAACACGTGACATCGCAGTAATTCTTGAAGAGAACGGCTTCACAGTTGGCCGTTCTCAAGTTTCCCTGCGTCAGCCAATCAAAACTATTGGCCTGCATGAAGTGACTATTTCCCTTCACCCTGAAGTAGAAGTCACCGTATCCGTAAACGTCGCTCGTTCTGAAGACGAAGCTGTACGTCAGGAAGCTGGTGAAGATCTTACAGGACGTGAACAGGACGACTTCGAATTTGAAGAAGACCTGGAAGACGAAGCTGAAGAACTCGAAGGCGAAGAAGAAGAGGCAACAGAAGAATAA
- the rpsR gene encoding 30S ribosomal protein S18 — MAESSGARRPFFRRRKTCPFSGVNAPKIDYKDTRLLQRYISERGKIVPSRITAVSAKKQRELARAIKRARFLGLLPFVIK; from the coding sequence ATGGCTGAATCTTCTGGCGCACGTCGCCCTTTCTTTCGTCGTCGTAAAACTTGTCCGTTCTCTGGCGTAAACGCTCCAAAGATCGACTACAAGGACACACGTCTTCTGCAGCGCTACATTTCTGAGCGCGGCAAGATCGTACCTTCCCGCATTACCGCGGTTTCTGCGAAAAAGCAGCGTGAACTGGCTCGTGCTATCAAGCGCGCCCGCTTCCTCGGCCTGCTTCCTTTCGTAATTAAGTAA
- the rpsF gene encoding 30S ribosomal protein S6 encodes MALYEHVILARQDISTQQVETLVEQFKTVLEENGGKVGKVEPWGLRTLAYKINKNRKAHYVLLNLDAPHAAVAEMERQMRLNEDILRFMTIRVEELDEEPSVMTQKRDRDDRRRGDRPGGPRGDRGDRGDRGDRNDRGPRRSEAPAE; translated from the coding sequence ATGGCGCTCTATGAGCACGTGATCCTGGCTCGCCAGGACATTTCTACTCAGCAGGTGGAGACACTCGTTGAGCAGTTCAAAACTGTTCTCGAAGAAAATGGTGGTAAAGTTGGTAAAGTAGAGCCTTGGGGTCTTCGTACTCTTGCCTACAAAATCAACAAAAACCGTAAAGCACATTACGTTCTGCTGAACCTTGACGCTCCTCACGCAGCTGTTGCTGAAATGGAACGTCAGATGCGCTTGAACGAAGATATCCTTCGCTTCATGACCATCCGCGTTGAAGAACTTGACGAAGAGCCATCTGTAATGACTCAAAAACGTGATCGTGACGACCGTCGTCGTGGCGATCGTCCAGGTGGTCCACGTGGTGATCGTGGTGATCGTGGTGATCGTGGTGATCGCAATGATCGTGGCCCTCGTCGTAGCGAAGCACCAGCGGAGTAA
- the fabD gene encoding ACP S-malonyltransferase: MTFAFTFPGQGSQSVGMGKELADTFPEAKAVFEEVDAALGQSLSKIMWEGSSDELTLTANAQPALMTVSLASLRVLEAKGLILENSAAYVAGHSLGEYSALAAAGSLSISDAAKLLRVRGDAMQKAVPVGEGAMAALLGLDFAQAQAVAEEAAQGDVCQAANDNAPGQVVVSGHKAAVERACEIAKAKGARRAVLLPVSAPFHCSLMAPAAEAMAQALSSVEIIAPKVPLVANVVAGPISDPDEIRSRLVEQVTGTVRWRESVIWMSENNVTALAEIGSGKVLTGMVKRIAKSVEGVAVNTAEDIDALIARLHSA; encoded by the coding sequence ATGACATTTGCATTTACCTTCCCCGGACAGGGTTCGCAATCTGTCGGCATGGGGAAAGAGCTTGCTGATACATTTCCTGAGGCAAAGGCCGTTTTTGAAGAAGTTGACGCGGCACTCGGACAATCCCTTTCTAAGATTATGTGGGAAGGCTCAAGTGATGAGCTGACACTTACCGCGAACGCCCAGCCTGCTTTGATGACTGTTAGTCTTGCAAGTTTACGTGTGCTGGAAGCTAAGGGCCTCATTCTTGAAAATAGCGCGGCTTATGTTGCCGGGCATTCATTGGGTGAATACTCTGCTCTGGCCGCTGCTGGAAGCTTGAGCATTTCGGACGCTGCGAAGCTTTTGCGCGTGCGCGGTGATGCAATGCAGAAGGCTGTTCCCGTAGGGGAAGGGGCTATGGCAGCACTTTTGGGACTTGATTTTGCGCAGGCACAGGCTGTGGCAGAAGAAGCGGCTCAAGGTGATGTGTGCCAGGCTGCAAACGACAACGCACCCGGTCAGGTGGTTGTTTCAGGGCACAAGGCGGCTGTTGAGCGCGCCTGTGAAATTGCAAAAGCAAAAGGCGCTCGCCGGGCAGTTCTATTGCCAGTGTCCGCTCCCTTCCACTGTTCACTCATGGCACCAGCTGCAGAAGCTATGGCACAGGCCCTTTCTTCTGTTGAGATAATTGCTCCTAAAGTCCCGCTGGTTGCGAATGTGGTTGCCGGTCCTATATCTGATCCAGATGAAATCCGTAGTCGCTTGGTAGAACAGGTGACAGGCACGGTTCGCTGGCGCGAATCCGTGATTTGGATGTCAGAAAATAATGTAACTGCGCTTGCCGAAATCGGCTCGGGTAAGGTGCTCACTGGTATGGTGAAGAGAATTGCCAAATCAGTTGAAGGTGTTGCTGTCAATACTGCGGAAGATATCGACGCGCTGATCGCTCGTCTGCACTCCGCGTAA
- the fabG gene encoding 3-oxoacyl-[acyl-carrier-protein] reductase: protein MFDLKDKRALVTGATGGIGEAIARALHAQGATVTLSGTRVEKLEALAGDLGERAHIQAANLSDRDSVDALVPAAEAAMGGLDILVNNAGITRDNIFMRMKDDEWDSVLEVNLTATFRICRSAIKGMMKRRSGRIIGITSVVGVTGNPGQVNYSAAKAGMIGMSKSLAREVASRNITVNTVAPGFIETAMTDELNDKQRESILTSVPAGRLGSADEIASATVYLASNEAAYVTGQTLHVNGGMAMI from the coding sequence ATGTTTGATTTAAAAGATAAGCGCGCGCTGGTGACAGGTGCGACGGGCGGCATTGGTGAGGCGATTGCCAGAGCGTTGCATGCACAAGGTGCAACTGTCACTTTGTCTGGTACGCGCGTGGAAAAGCTGGAGGCACTTGCTGGCGACCTTGGAGAGCGGGCCCATATTCAGGCGGCCAATCTTTCCGACCGTGACAGTGTTGATGCACTTGTTCCGGCAGCTGAAGCTGCCATGGGGGGTTTGGATATTCTTGTGAATAATGCAGGTATTACCCGCGACAACATCTTCATGCGCATGAAAGATGACGAATGGGATTCCGTTCTTGAGGTGAACCTTACCGCGACTTTCCGCATCTGCCGTTCTGCAATTAAAGGCATGATGAAACGTCGCAGTGGCCGCATTATAGGAATTACATCCGTTGTTGGTGTGACAGGTAATCCAGGGCAGGTTAATTATTCTGCTGCTAAAGCAGGTATGATTGGCATGTCCAAGTCGTTGGCGCGTGAAGTGGCCAGTCGCAATATTACGGTTAACACCGTTGCACCGGGTTTCATTGAGACCGCGATGACGGACGAGCTGAACGACAAACAGCGCGAATCTATCTTGACCTCTGTTCCGGCAGGGCGTCTGGGTTCTGCAGATGAAATTGCATCTGCAACCGTATATCTTGCCAGTAATGAAGCTGCTTATGTGACAGGGCAAACCCTGCACGTAAATGGCGGTATGGCAATGATCTAA
- a CDS encoding acyl carrier protein encodes MSNVAEQVKKIVVEHLGVDAEKVTEAASFIDDLGADSLDTVELVMAFEEAFGVEIPDDAAETIQTVGDAVKFIESKAS; translated from the coding sequence ATGAGCAATGTTGCTGAACAGGTAAAAAAGATTGTTGTTGAGCATCTTGGCGTTGATGCCGAAAAAGTGACTGAAGCCGCAAGCTTCATCGACGACCTGGGCGCAGACAGCCTGGACACTGTTGAGCTGGTTATGGCCTTCGAAGAAGCTTTCGGCGTGGAAATTCCAGATGATGCAGCTGAAACAATTCAGACCGTTGGTGATGCTGTAAAGTTCATCGAATCCAAAGCCAGCTAA